The Herbaspirillum sp. RTI4 genome has a segment encoding these proteins:
- a CDS encoding ABC transporter permease subunit, whose amino-acid sequence MSLLTFDRQRHPRRTTISCLLLLALLLSFPFVVSQFGNSWVRIMDVALLYIMLALGLNVVVGFAGLLDLGYIAFYAIGAYTTALLASPQFASVLESFVNTYPALGEFLVMVCGPDITQNGIHLSLWVIVPLSAAVAGLFGALLGAPTLKLRGDYLAIVTLGFGEIIRIFMNNLNAPVNITNGPQGINLIDPIRIFGVSLAGEPGSGSIVKVFGMGMPSVNAYYFLFLALCIAIVFISARLHHSRLGRAWIAIREDEIAAKAMGINTRNVKLLAFAMGASFGGVAGAMFASFQGFVSPESFSLTESIAVLAMVVLGGIGHIPGVVLGGIILAALPEVLRHVVEPLQMSLFGAVLIDAEVLRQLLYGLAMVLIMLTRPAGLWPAPRHEDRPEAEHPHSDDAAGIVKV is encoded by the coding sequence ATGTCCCTGCTTACCTTCGATCGGCAACGCCATCCGCGTCGCACCACAATCAGCTGCCTGTTGTTGCTGGCGCTATTGCTCAGTTTTCCTTTTGTTGTCAGCCAGTTTGGTAATTCCTGGGTGCGCATTATGGATGTCGCACTGCTCTATATCATGTTGGCGTTAGGACTCAATGTCGTTGTTGGTTTTGCCGGCTTGCTGGATCTTGGCTATATCGCTTTTTATGCAATCGGCGCTTACACAACCGCGTTATTGGCATCGCCGCAATTCGCCAGCGTACTGGAGTCCTTCGTCAATACCTACCCTGCACTAGGGGAATTCCTGGTCATGGTGTGCGGCCCCGATATCACGCAAAACGGCATTCATCTTTCACTGTGGGTGATTGTGCCGCTATCGGCCGCTGTCGCCGGACTTTTCGGTGCATTGCTGGGCGCGCCGACCTTAAAGCTCCGCGGTGATTACCTGGCCATTGTGACGTTGGGGTTCGGTGAAATCATCCGAATTTTCATGAACAACCTGAATGCGCCCGTCAATATCACCAACGGTCCTCAGGGTATAAACCTGATCGATCCGATTCGTATATTTGGCGTGTCGCTGGCAGGTGAGCCTGGCAGCGGTTCTATCGTCAAGGTGTTCGGGATGGGGATGCCTTCCGTGAACGCCTACTACTTTCTGTTTCTGGCACTTTGCATCGCGATCGTGTTTATCTCGGCGCGATTACATCACTCCCGTCTCGGGCGGGCATGGATCGCGATTCGGGAAGATGAAATCGCGGCCAAAGCGATGGGGATCAACACGCGCAATGTCAAGCTGTTGGCTTTTGCAATGGGGGCGTCTTTTGGCGGAGTGGCCGGCGCCATGTTTGCGTCGTTTCAGGGCTTCGTCTCACCGGAATCATTTTCACTGACCGAGTCGATTGCCGTACTGGCAATGGTCGTATTAGGTGGTATTGGTCATATCCCTGGAGTGGTACTCGGGGGCATCATCCTGGCGGCATTGCCGGAAGTATTGCGCCATGTGGTGGAGCCGTTGCAAATGAGTTTGTTCGGCGCAGTGCTGATCGATGCCGAGGTGTTGCGCCAGTTGCTGTATGGTCTGGCAATGGTACTCATCATGTTGACCCGTCCTGCAGGATTATGGCCGGCGCCACGCCATGAGGACCGGCCAGAAGCGGAACATCCGCATTCTGACGACGCGGCAGGCATCGTTAAAGTCTAG
- a CDS encoding DUF883 family protein: MNKTITTDLSAVRGDVKNLIDDARKLFQDAAESTGKTADDLRAKGQKLLEDAINSAYGIQATTLERSREIATATDGYVHENPWRAIAVSAGFGVLVGLALSRTCSRSS; this comes from the coding sequence ATGAACAAGACAATCACTACCGATTTGAGCGCCGTTCGCGGCGATGTGAAAAACCTGATCGACGATGCACGCAAGTTGTTTCAGGATGCGGCGGAATCGACCGGGAAGACTGCCGACGATCTACGCGCCAAAGGGCAAAAATTACTGGAAGACGCGATTAATAGCGCCTACGGAATACAAGCAACGACACTTGAGCGCAGCCGTGAAATAGCCACCGCGACCGATGGCTATGTGCATGAAAATCCTTGGCGCGCAATTGCTGTGTCAGCCGGCTTCGGCGTTCTTGTCGGACTCGCACTATCACGCACCTGCAGCCGTTCTTCCTAA
- the radC gene encoding RadC family protein, which translates to MAITDWPEEQRPRERLILHGADALSDSELLALFLRVGVPGKSAVDLAREMVQHFGSLNKMFSASLKEFLVIHGLGPAKFAQLQAVMELARRALREELQEGELLTSPQTVRHYLQLLLGSKQHESFMVLFLDVRNRLITAEEMFRGTLTHASVYPREIVKSALTHNAAALILAHNHPSGIATPSAADLTLTQLLKQALALVEIRVLDHVVIAGRHCYSFAEHGEL; encoded by the coding sequence ATCGCCATCACCGACTGGCCGGAAGAGCAACGCCCCCGCGAACGCCTGATCTTGCATGGCGCCGATGCATTATCCGATTCGGAACTCCTGGCGCTGTTTCTCCGCGTGGGTGTGCCAGGTAAGAGTGCGGTAGACCTGGCGCGGGAAATGGTTCAGCATTTCGGCTCATTAAACAAAATGTTTTCTGCATCCCTGAAGGAATTTCTGGTAATCCACGGACTTGGACCCGCCAAATTTGCGCAATTGCAAGCAGTGATGGAACTTGCACGTCGCGCCCTTCGCGAAGAATTGCAAGAAGGGGAATTGCTGACGTCTCCTCAAACGGTCAGGCATTATCTGCAGCTACTTCTGGGCAGTAAGCAGCATGAGTCATTTATGGTGTTGTTTCTGGATGTCCGCAACCGACTGATTACTGCGGAAGAAATGTTTCGAGGGACACTGACCCATGCCAGCGTTTATCCGCGCGAAATCGTTAAATCGGCATTAACCCACAATGCGGCCGCACTCATATTGGCGCACAATCATCCCTCCGGCATCGCCACACCCAGCGCGGCAGACCTCACGCTCACACAACTGTTGAAACAGGCCCTGGCGCTTGTGGAGATCCGGGTACTAGATCACGTCGTTATTGCAGGCCGACATTGCTACTCGTTTGCCGAACATGGCGAACTCTGA
- a CDS encoding FKBP-type peptidyl-prolyl cis-trans isomerase — translation MSDISALLVTADAHLTLHYRLATADGDNIVSTFEDKPATLQIGGGQLAPFLETCLLGLPDGAHQTFELTPEQAFGARNPDLLQRVSLTTLRENSQVGENYRIGDVVDFAAPGGGRFAGVLREIDADGALFDFNHPLAGQMVKFEVKIVGIL, via the coding sequence ATGTCCGATATTTCCGCTCTTCTCGTTACAGCCGATGCGCATCTCACTTTGCATTACCGACTAGCCACTGCTGACGGCGATAATATTGTCAGTACATTCGAAGATAAACCTGCGACGCTGCAAATCGGCGGCGGTCAGCTGGCTCCTTTTCTGGAAACCTGTCTGTTGGGATTGCCAGACGGCGCGCATCAGACATTTGAATTGACGCCTGAGCAAGCCTTCGGTGCGCGCAACCCGGATTTGCTGCAACGGGTTTCATTGACTACCTTGCGCGAAAATTCACAAGTCGGAGAAAACTACCGGATCGGTGATGTCGTTGATTTTGCCGCGCCAGGTGGCGGTCGTTTTGCTGGCGTGTTACGTGAAATCGACGCTGATGGCGCATTGTTCGACTTCAATCATCCGCTGGCAGGACAGATGGTGAAATTTGAAGTCAAGATCGTCGGAATTTTGTGA
- a CDS encoding response regulator, giving the protein MSDREKLTTGKVMPDLLTQTHENDRTTVSYPTRIFLVEDSPDVRDLIVENLAEIPGVELVGFSETEADAVQQLQHAPCDVVILDIQLKEGNGMRVLQTLSRLEPSRLQEPIKIIFSNHVSSTYRQVGMKYGVEFFFDKSSEAKQLRTLIEQICRHEYPLGQEKPSDTSSASCAQ; this is encoded by the coding sequence ATGAGCGACCGGGAAAAGTTAACAACAGGTAAAGTCATGCCAGATTTATTAACCCAAACGCATGAAAATGACCGGACAACGGTCAGCTACCCCACGCGGATTTTTCTTGTAGAAGATTCGCCGGATGTGCGGGATTTGATCGTCGAAAATCTGGCAGAAATTCCTGGTGTGGAACTGGTTGGTTTTTCAGAAACAGAAGCCGATGCCGTGCAGCAGCTACAACATGCCCCATGCGATGTCGTGATTCTCGATATTCAGCTAAAAGAAGGCAATGGGATGCGCGTGCTGCAAACCTTATCCCGACTGGAACCATCGAGGTTGCAGGAGCCGATAAAAATCATTTTTAGCAATCACGTCAGCAGCACTTACCGTCAGGTCGGAATGAAATATGGCGTTGAATTTTTTTTCGATAAGTCATCTGAAGCAAAGCAATTGCGTACTCTGATCGAACAAATCTGCCGACATGAATACCCGCTCGGCCAAGAAAAACCCTCCGATACCTCCTCCGCTTCCTGTGCCCAGTAA
- a CDS encoding glycine zipper 2TM domain-containing protein: MKNMTRYAVILASVCALTTLSACADMNSRDRNTAVGAGIGAVGGAVLTGGSAIGTVGGAAVGGVIGNQTGGRGRDR; the protein is encoded by the coding sequence ATGAAAAACATGACTAGATATGCGGTTATTTTAGCGAGCGTATGTGCGTTAACAACATTAAGCGCCTGTGCCGACATGAATTCGCGAGACAGGAATACGGCGGTCGGTGCGGGTATCGGTGCGGTAGGTGGCGCAGTACTAACCGGCGGTAGCGCAATCGGAACGGTAGGCGGTGCGGCAGTCGGCGGAGTGATTGGTAATCAGACTGGCGGACGTGGTCGTGATCGCTGA
- a CDS encoding response regulator transcription factor, whose translation MTKILVVDDHAVVRAGVAHFIADIPNMEIGGEASTAEDAIRLVRNDTWDIVLLDIAMPDKSGVEVLKQIKREKPELPVLMLSMHPESRYAVQVLRSGASGYLQKEALATELVAAINTVMRGHKYISYGVAELLTADPTDTDKPLHETLSQREYEIFYKLGKGEGVTKIADELCLSVKTVSTYRTRVLHKMSMTNNADIIYYAIKNNLID comes from the coding sequence ATGACGAAAATACTCGTAGTTGACGACCATGCAGTCGTAAGAGCCGGTGTCGCGCACTTCATTGCCGATATTCCCAATATGGAAATCGGCGGAGAGGCGAGTACGGCGGAAGATGCAATACGGCTGGTGCGCAATGACACCTGGGATATCGTGCTGCTCGACATTGCCATGCCGGACAAAAGCGGTGTTGAAGTATTGAAGCAGATCAAACGTGAAAAGCCGGAGCTTCCTGTGCTGATGTTGAGCATGCATCCTGAAAGTCGGTATGCGGTACAGGTTTTACGCAGTGGCGCCAGTGGTTATCTGCAAAAAGAAGCATTGGCGACCGAACTGGTCGCGGCTATAAATACCGTCATGCGCGGCCACAAGTACATTAGCTACGGTGTCGCCGAACTGCTGACAGCCGACCCGACCGACACGGATAAGCCACTGCATGAAACCTTGTCGCAGCGAGAATACGAAATTTTTTACAAGCTCGGTAAAGGCGAAGGTGTCACTAAAATCGCCGATGAATTGTGCCTGAGCGTTAAAACCGTCAGCACTTACCGCACGCGTGTTTTGCACAAGATGAGCATGACCAATAATGCCGACATTATTTACTATGCCATCAAAAATAATTTAATCGATTGA
- a CDS encoding BON domain-containing protein: MTISKRVAIFFFSLCMLSLVGCASTSSHEGTGEYVDDAVITTKVKTAILNEPNLKSMEVNVETYKGVVQLSGFVSSSSAASRASEVAATVKGVKSVKNDLRMK, from the coding sequence ATGACAATATCCAAACGCGTCGCCATATTTTTCTTTTCTCTCTGCATGCTCTCACTGGTCGGTTGTGCATCCACGTCAAGCCACGAAGGAACGGGTGAGTATGTTGATGATGCCGTCATTACCACCAAGGTGAAGACCGCGATCCTCAACGAGCCTAATCTCAAATCGATGGAAGTCAATGTTGAGACTTACAAAGGCGTTGTTCAGCTGAGCGGCTTCGTATCCTCATCGTCAGCTGCCAGCCGTGCATCGGAAGTGGCCGCAACGGTTAAGGGTGTCAAGTCGGTCAAGAATGATTTGCGGATGAAATAA
- a CDS encoding PAS domain-containing sensor histidine kinase, protein MSDTIKKSPAQATPAQTTHTRMLLLTKVLAFLIAVMAMTVFSTYYITPVYSWMTPWLMPLHRVTAFGFFLTAVCLFLQTSHVFLLRWIKNLLSLLIAGTALTSLILVLVQSLSAIRFDPLLLIHPHSAISFIIVSVALLGSDYETEQKRHPAEYLACVLLAINAIPLMGYFYDVAFFIQMAYATPVPVLGSLLFMLVAITILMSRSSHSMMGIISQEAPGGQMLRRSLPQIIVLLVMLSLLVDYGERTGVYGHALVAPVLTLLNCILVLIVFWRVAGKLNDEYGARMTNAAKLTETTALLVTVSDNTDDLIFVKNRQGQMIFANPATLQFIGKSREDAMNRTNLELYSEPEEATAMDREEARIMAAGMPAITEQTLHVPRGVFTHQTTIAPWFDKDANVMGVVGISTDITRRKKEENSLRERELALEKTVIERTALLRELTNHLEIVREEEKHAIARELHDNMGAALTALSMHLDTVYKIFPEDEKWGERKSRMQSVLTSLVSTTRRIQTELRPNMLDLFGLKAAITEQLDELAQRSGLTCTTSLPDEEVEIGPQMEIALYRMLQEILNNIVKHAQATTVRVILDVDEDRVALTVKDNGVGMTAARKDNTKSYGLRGLRERAVYFGGTIDIVSSAEKGTVIAIALPIMADSQTRPA, encoded by the coding sequence ATGTCTGACACTATAAAAAAATCTCCGGCGCAGGCCACACCAGCACAAACTACGCACACCCGCATGTTGTTGTTGACAAAGGTGCTGGCGTTTCTCATCGCAGTGATGGCGATGACCGTTTTTTCTACCTACTATATAACGCCGGTCTATTCGTGGATGACACCCTGGCTGATGCCATTGCACCGGGTAACTGCATTCGGATTTTTTCTCACGGCCGTCTGTCTTTTTTTACAAACCAGTCATGTATTTTTACTGCGCTGGATCAAAAATCTCCTGTCTCTGCTCATCGCTGGGACAGCGTTGACGTCACTGATTCTGGTGTTGGTGCAAAGTCTGTCAGCGATTCGTTTCGATCCCCTCCTGCTCATCCATCCGCACTCTGCGATCAGTTTTATTATTGTGTCAGTCGCGCTGCTCGGGTCCGATTACGAAACCGAACAGAAGCGCCACCCGGCCGAATATCTGGCCTGCGTGCTGCTCGCCATCAACGCAATCCCATTGATGGGCTATTTTTACGACGTTGCCTTTTTTATTCAAATGGCCTATGCCACGCCGGTTCCTGTCCTCGGTTCCTTGCTGTTTATGCTGGTGGCGATCACCATACTGATGTCGCGCTCCTCGCACAGCATGATGGGAATCATCAGTCAGGAAGCGCCTGGCGGACAAATGTTGCGTCGCTCGCTACCGCAGATTATTGTCTTGTTGGTCATGCTGAGTTTGCTGGTCGATTACGGCGAACGCACGGGCGTTTATGGACATGCCTTGGTGGCGCCTGTTCTGACGCTGCTCAATTGCATTCTGGTACTGATCGTATTCTGGCGCGTCGCCGGCAAGCTTAACGATGAATATGGTGCGCGCATGACGAACGCGGCCAAACTGACTGAAACCACCGCACTACTCGTCACGGTCAGTGACAATACCGACGACCTCATCTTCGTGAAAAATCGCCAGGGACAGATGATTTTCGCGAACCCCGCGACATTGCAATTCATAGGAAAATCGCGGGAAGATGCGATGAACCGCACCAACCTCGAACTGTATTCGGAACCGGAAGAAGCTACCGCAATGGATAGGGAAGAGGCGCGCATCATGGCCGCCGGGATGCCGGCCATTACAGAGCAGACGCTGCATGTGCCGCGAGGCGTATTTACCCATCAAACGACGATTGCCCCCTGGTTCGACAAAGATGCCAATGTCATGGGCGTGGTCGGCATTAGCACCGACATCACCCGTCGCAAGAAGGAAGAAAATTCATTGCGGGAGCGCGAATTGGCGCTAGAAAAAACGGTGATCGAACGCACCGCATTATTGCGTGAACTGACAAATCATTTGGAAATCGTGCGGGAAGAAGAAAAGCACGCGATTGCCCGAGAACTGCACGACAACATGGGGGCCGCATTAACTGCCCTGAGCATGCACCTCGATACGGTCTACAAGATTTTTCCTGAGGACGAAAAGTGGGGCGAGCGCAAGAGTCGCATGCAATCGGTATTGACTTCACTGGTCAGTACCACGCGCCGCATCCAGACCGAGTTGCGTCCCAATATGCTGGACCTGTTCGGATTAAAGGCGGCGATTACCGAGCAGCTCGATGAACTGGCGCAGCGTTCCGGGCTGACTTGCACCACCAGTCTGCCCGACGAAGAGGTGGAAATAGGGCCTCAGATGGAAATTGCCTTATATCGCATGTTGCAGGAAATTTTGAATAATATTGTGAAGCACGCTCAGGCGACGACAGTTCGGGTCATTCTGGATGTGGATGAAGATCGCGTTGCCCTAACGGTGAAAGACAATGGCGTCGGTATGACAGCGGCGCGCAAGGACAACACCAAGTCTTACGGATTGCGTGGTTTGCGTGAACGCGCTGTGTATTTTGGTGGAACGATTGATATCGTTTCTTCGGCCGAAAAAGGGACGGTGATTGCCATCGCCTTACCGATCATGGCGGATTCTCAGACGCGGCCCGCCTGA
- a CDS encoding ABC transporter ATP-binding protein produces the protein MTLSSPVSHLDSASNDASIAAPTLLKINQLSVAYGGIKAVKGIDLEVREGELVTLIGANGAGKTTTLKAITGTLPDCRVSGHIDYLGVSLKGRTAFALVQQKLAMVPEGRGVFTRMSIRENLMIGAYTSTDKHQVENDIDYWFSVFPRLKERSSQMAGTLSGGEQQMLAMARALMSHPRLLLLDEPSMGLSPIMVEKIFEVIRNVSAQGVTILLVEQNAKLALEAAHRCYVMESGLITMQGQASEMLNDPRIKAAYLGES, from the coding sequence ATGACTCTCTCTTCCCCTGTTTCCCACCTTGATTCGGCATCGAACGATGCTTCGATTGCGGCACCGACCCTGTTGAAAATCAACCAGCTCAGCGTTGCCTATGGCGGTATCAAGGCAGTCAAGGGCATCGACCTTGAAGTACGTGAGGGTGAGCTGGTGACCCTGATCGGCGCCAATGGCGCTGGTAAAACCACTACGCTCAAGGCAATTACCGGCACGCTCCCTGATTGCCGGGTAAGCGGTCATATTGATTACCTTGGCGTTAGCCTGAAAGGGCGAACTGCTTTTGCATTGGTACAGCAGAAGCTGGCTATGGTCCCCGAGGGACGCGGCGTATTTACCCGCATGAGTATCCGCGAAAACTTGATGATAGGTGCCTACACCAGCACCGACAAACATCAGGTTGAAAATGATATTGACTACTGGTTTTCAGTTTTCCCTCGCCTGAAGGAAAGATCGTCGCAAATGGCGGGTACCTTATCGGGTGGCGAACAGCAAATGCTGGCAATGGCGCGCGCCTTGATGAGTCATCCGCGTCTGCTGCTGCTGGATGAGCCGTCGATGGGACTGTCTCCCATCATGGTAGAGAAAATATTTGAAGTGATTCGCAACGTGTCGGCGCAGGGAGTCACGATCCTACTGGTCGAGCAAAACGCCAAGCTGGCGTTGGAAGCTGCACATCGCTGCTACGTGATGGAGTCGGGTTTGATCACCATGCAAGGCCAAGCCAGCGAGATGTTGAATGATCCCCGAATAAAGGCAGCCTATTTGGGCGAGAGCTAA
- the ispH gene encoding 4-hydroxy-3-methylbut-2-enyl diphosphate reductase, whose translation MTHPEQLEVLLAQPRGFCAGVDRAIEIVERAIQQFGAPIYVRHEIVHNAYVVRDLRTKGAIFIEELQDVPPGNTVIFSAHGVSRAVQDEAVQRGLTVFDATCPLVTKVHMEVAKMRREGRDIVMIGHEGHPEVEGTMGQTDGGMHLVETVDDVARLQVGNAEMLAYVSQTTLSVDDTAEIIAALKNRFPLIVEPKKGDICYATTNRQEAVKFMAPQSDLVIVVGSSNSSNSNRLREVAEKMGVPAHMVDNATEIDPAWLKNKLRIGVSASASTPEILVQAVIERLKELGVKSVRALDGREESVSFPMPKGLSGVKPDQV comes from the coding sequence ATGACTCATCCAGAGCAACTCGAAGTATTGTTAGCGCAACCGCGCGGGTTTTGCGCCGGCGTAGATCGCGCTATCGAAATTGTCGAGCGTGCGATCCAACAATTCGGAGCGCCGATCTACGTGCGTCACGAAATCGTGCATAACGCCTATGTTGTGCGGGATTTGCGCACCAAAGGAGCGATTTTTATTGAGGAGCTGCAGGACGTCCCGCCAGGAAATACTGTCATCTTTTCCGCGCACGGTGTTTCCCGGGCAGTTCAGGATGAGGCAGTTCAGCGCGGACTGACGGTGTTTGACGCGACGTGTCCGTTAGTGACCAAGGTACACATGGAGGTCGCAAAAATGCGTCGCGAAGGACGCGATATCGTGATGATTGGTCATGAAGGGCATCCGGAAGTAGAGGGTACGATGGGGCAAACCGATGGTGGCATGCACCTGGTCGAAACGGTCGACGATGTCGCGCGGTTGCAGGTGGGCAATGCAGAAATGCTCGCTTACGTGTCGCAAACAACGCTTTCTGTTGATGATACGGCGGAGATTATTGCCGCACTCAAAAATCGTTTTCCCTTGATCGTTGAGCCCAAAAAGGGAGACATTTGTTATGCCACGACCAACCGGCAGGAAGCCGTTAAATTCATGGCGCCACAATCGGATCTGGTTATCGTAGTGGGTAGTTCCAATAGCTCCAATTCCAATCGCTTGCGAGAAGTCGCCGAAAAAATGGGAGTTCCTGCGCATATGGTCGACAATGCGACTGAAATAGATCCAGCCTGGCTTAAAAACAAACTACGCATCGGTGTGAGCGCGAGCGCATCCACACCTGAAATATTGGTGCAGGCAGTCATTGAGCGACTCAAGGAGTTGGGTGTAAAAAGCGTGCGCGCGCTCGATGGCCGTGAGGAAAGCGTCAGTTTCCCTATGCCCAAGGGACTCAGCGGCGTCAAGCCTGATCAGGTGTGA
- a CDS encoding branched-chain amino acid ABC transporter permease yields the protein MDIFLQQLINGLVLGSMYALVALGYTMVYGVLNLINFAHGDVLMLGAMVGLSLLRLLQTHAPHLPGIVQLVIAILGAIPVCIAISLIIERVAYRPLRNAPRLAPLITAIGISILLQTLAMMIWGRSPVSFPQVMPSEPIHIGGALISPTQVMLLVLAVVAMAGLVLMVEKTKMGRAMRATAENPRVASLMGVDSNRVIVVTFAIGAGLAALAGVMWAANYSTAQFAMGFVPGLKAFSAAVLGGIGNIYGAMLGGILLGIIESLGAGYIGDLTGDFLGSNYQDIFAFVVLIIVLTLRPSGIMGERVADRA from the coding sequence ATGGATATTTTTCTCCAACAATTGATCAATGGGCTCGTGCTTGGCAGCATGTATGCGCTGGTGGCACTGGGTTACACGATGGTCTATGGCGTGTTGAACCTGATCAATTTTGCGCACGGCGATGTGCTAATGCTCGGAGCCATGGTCGGACTGAGTCTGTTGCGACTATTGCAAACGCATGCGCCGCATCTGCCAGGCATTGTGCAACTGGTCATTGCGATTCTGGGTGCCATCCCCGTGTGTATTGCCATCAGCCTGATTATCGAACGGGTTGCCTATCGGCCCTTGCGCAATGCACCGCGTCTCGCGCCGCTGATTACCGCGATCGGGATATCCATTTTGCTGCAAACGCTGGCAATGATGATCTGGGGCCGTAGTCCCGTTTCCTTCCCGCAAGTGATGCCGTCCGAACCAATACATATCGGTGGCGCACTGATTTCGCCAACCCAGGTAATGCTGCTGGTGCTGGCGGTGGTCGCCATGGCTGGTCTGGTGCTGATGGTGGAAAAAACGAAAATGGGACGTGCCATGCGCGCCACTGCCGAGAACCCGCGGGTAGCCTCGCTGATGGGCGTGGACTCCAATCGCGTGATCGTCGTCACTTTCGCCATTGGTGCGGGTTTGGCAGCACTGGCGGGTGTCATGTGGGCCGCAAATTATTCCACGGCACAGTTTGCGATGGGCTTTGTGCCGGGGTTGAAAGCATTTTCGGCGGCAGTCCTCGGCGGCATCGGCAATATCTACGGCGCGATGCTAGGTGGCATCCTTCTGGGAATTATAGAAAGTCTGGGTGCCGGTTATATCGGCGACCTGACAGGGGACTTTTTGGGCAGCAATTACCAGGATATTTTTGCGTTCGTGGTGCTGATCATTGTCTTGACCTTACGTCCATCCGGCATCATGGGTGAACGTGTTGCCGACCGCGCCTGA
- a CDS encoding ABC transporter ATP-binding protein, with protein sequence MSKQEMTQQPNQQSATPILLNIADVSKRFGGLQALSGVSLQIRQGQIYGLIGPNGAGKTTFFNVITGLYQPDSGSFELAGKPYSPSAPHRVAQAGIARTFQNIRLFGDMSVLENVMVGCHVRTRQNVFGAIFRHKAARVEEAAIMKKSQQLLEFVGLASMGGRTARHLSYGDQRRLEIARALATEPQLLALDEPAAGMNATEKVALRELLVKIQADGKTILLIEHDVKLMMGLCDRLTVLDYGKPIAEGLPAELQKNPAVIEAYLGSGSH encoded by the coding sequence ATGAGCAAGCAAGAAATGACTCAACAGCCGAATCAACAGTCGGCAACGCCGATATTGCTGAATATAGCCGACGTCAGCAAACGGTTCGGTGGATTGCAAGCCTTATCCGGTGTCAGTCTGCAAATCAGGCAAGGCCAGATTTACGGTTTGATTGGCCCGAACGGTGCAGGCAAGACGACATTTTTCAACGTCATTACCGGCCTTTATCAGCCCGACAGTGGCAGTTTTGAGCTGGCGGGAAAGCCCTATTCGCCGAGCGCGCCGCATCGCGTGGCGCAAGCGGGCATTGCCCGGACTTTCCAGAATATTCGTTTGTTTGGCGATATGAGCGTCCTGGAAAACGTCATGGTCGGTTGCCATGTCCGAACCCGACAAAATGTTTTCGGTGCAATTTTCCGGCATAAGGCGGCAAGGGTCGAGGAGGCGGCGATCATGAAAAAATCGCAGCAATTACTGGAGTTTGTTGGCTTGGCAAGCATGGGTGGACGTACTGCGCGGCATTTGTCGTATGGCGATCAGCGTCGTCTTGAAATTGCCAGAGCGTTGGCAACCGAGCCTCAATTACTGGCGCTGGACGAACCAGCAGCCGGTATGAACGCCACTGAAAAAGTCGCCTTGCGCGAATTGCTCGTGAAAATTCAGGCGGACGGAAAGACGATTCTTTTGATTGAACACGATGTCAAATTGATGATGGGTTTGTGCGACCGTCTGACCGTGCTTGATTATGGCAAACCTATTGCGGAGGGCTTGCCCGCCGAGCTGCAGAAAAATCCCGCTGTTATCGAAGCCTATCTCGGTAGCGGCAGTCACTAA